A window of Psychromonas sp. CNPT3 contains these coding sequences:
- the lpxA gene encoding acyl-ACP--UDP-N-acetylglucosamine O-acyltransferase encodes MIDSTAKIHATAIVHESAIIGKNVEIGPYTIIGARVEIGDDCWIAPHVVVNGPTKMGKGNKIFQFASIGEDCQDLKYNGEETFLEIGDNNVFRESCTIHRGTAQDESTTIIGNNNLLMAYVHVAHDCILGNNIILSNNATLAGHSVLGNHVIIGGLSALHQFTRVGEYAMVGGCSAVNKDIPPYFMASGNYVQAQGINSIGLKRSGFSSAAIMEIKRAYKALCRDGNQLSQAQEIIKAKIDNCPELQILYDFICVESRGIVR; translated from the coding sequence ATGATTGATTCTACAGCAAAGATACATGCAACCGCAATTGTTCACGAAAGTGCAATTATTGGTAAGAACGTCGAAATAGGCCCTTATACGATTATTGGTGCGCGTGTTGAAATAGGCGATGATTGTTGGATTGCACCTCATGTTGTGGTGAATGGTCCTACTAAAATGGGTAAAGGCAATAAGATTTTTCAATTTGCCTCCATTGGTGAAGATTGCCAAGATTTAAAATATAACGGTGAAGAAACATTTCTAGAGATTGGCGATAATAACGTCTTTCGTGAAAGTTGTACTATTCATCGTGGTACTGCGCAGGATGAAAGTACCACCATCATTGGTAATAATAACTTATTAATGGCTTACGTACATGTGGCGCATGATTGTATCTTGGGTAATAATATTATCCTTTCCAATAATGCGACCTTAGCGGGTCATAGCGTGTTAGGCAATCATGTTATTATTGGTGGACTTTCTGCTTTGCATCAGTTTACCCGTGTGGGTGAATACGCGATGGTTGGTGGGTGCTCTGCGGTAAATAAAGATATACCACCTTACTTTATGGCATCTGGAAACTATGTTCAGGCACAAGGTATTAACTCGATTGGCTTAAAACGCAGTGGTTTTAGTAGTGCTGCTATCATGGAAATCAAACGCGCTTATAAAGCACTTTGCCGTGATGGTAATCAGCTCAGTCAAGCGCAAGAAATTATCAAAGCGAAAATTGACAATTGTCCTGAATTACAAATACTCTATGATTTTATATGCGTCGAGAGTCGAGGCATTGTGAGATAG
- the rnhB gene encoding ribonuclease HII, with translation MSKINNVFAEIVYPDVDYIAGVDEVGRGPLVGDVVTAAVILDANNPIEGLADSKKLSEKKLALLFTEIQEKALCISIGRASPTEIDDINILQATMLAMQRAVQGLSLQPNFVFIDGNRCPTLNMACEAIVKGDARVAEISAASIIAKVTRDGEMRELDARYPQYGFAKHKGYPTKAHFEALEKYGPIDEYRKSFKPVKKVLGLL, from the coding sequence ATGAGTAAAATAAATAACGTTTTTGCAGAGATTGTTTACCCTGATGTGGACTATATTGCCGGTGTTGATGAAGTTGGCCGGGGGCCTTTAGTGGGCGATGTGGTGACGGCTGCTGTGATATTAGATGCGAATAATCCTATTGAGGGATTGGCTGATTCTAAAAAGTTAAGTGAAAAAAAACTGGCATTATTATTTACTGAAATTCAAGAAAAAGCCTTATGTATTTCAATTGGGCGAGCGTCACCGACCGAAATTGATGACATAAACATATTACAGGCAACGATGCTCGCTATGCAACGCGCTGTGCAAGGACTCTCCTTGCAACCTAATTTTGTTTTTATTGATGGTAATCGTTGCCCTACATTAAATATGGCCTGCGAAGCGATAGTTAAAGGCGACGCACGCGTCGCTGAAATCAGTGCGGCGTCAATCATTGCTAAAGTAACGCGTGATGGTGAGATGCGCGAGCTTGATGCGCGGTATCCTCAATATGGCTTTGCTAAGCATAAAGGTTATCCAACCAAAGCGCATTTTGAAGCGCTAGAGAAATATGGCCCAATCGATGAATATCGAAAAAGCTTTAAACCCGTAAAAAAAGTATTAGGTTTATTATAA
- the lpxD gene encoding UDP-3-O-(3-hydroxymyristoyl)glucosamine N-acyltransferase, giving the protein MKYNLSKLSELLNAQYSGDGELILSHLATFDSAREGDITFVSDKKLLTRIGQCQASAIVLPSELQATYQGNALFMDNPYVGYAMLARIFDTTPVLRQGIASSATIHHSATIGENVAIAENVVIEAGVSIANNCQISANVVIGLNSSIADETKIYPNVTIYHSSQIGKRCIIHANTVIGSDGFGNAPYQGKWIKIPQIGKVIMGDDVEIGASTTIDRGALSDTLIADGVKIDNQCQIAHNVEIGENTAIAGGSNIAGSTVIGKNCIIAGGVQMNGHITIADNAVITGNSMVVRSIKEAGVYSSGVPATTNKEWRKTTAYTLKIAQLFKRVKQLEKKIQE; this is encoded by the coding sequence ATGAAATATAATTTGTCAAAATTAAGCGAGCTACTAAACGCACAATACAGTGGTGATGGTGAATTAATATTGTCGCATTTGGCGACATTTGATAGTGCCCGTGAAGGCGATATCACCTTTGTTTCGGATAAAAAACTATTAACGAGAATAGGGCAATGCCAAGCGAGTGCTATTGTTTTACCGAGTGAACTCCAAGCGACTTATCAAGGTAACGCGCTGTTTATGGATAACCCATATGTGGGTTATGCCATGCTTGCGCGCATCTTTGATACTACGCCTGTATTGCGCCAAGGAATTGCAAGCAGTGCGACTATTCATCATTCTGCAACGATTGGTGAAAACGTGGCGATTGCTGAAAATGTGGTAATTGAAGCGGGTGTTAGCATAGCCAATAATTGTCAAATTTCTGCAAATGTCGTCATCGGCTTAAATAGCTCGATTGCAGATGAAACTAAAATATACCCTAATGTGACGATTTATCATTCATCACAAATTGGTAAGCGCTGTATTATACATGCCAATACAGTCATTGGATCGGATGGTTTTGGTAATGCACCGTATCAAGGTAAGTGGATAAAAATACCACAAATCGGCAAAGTTATTATGGGTGATGATGTTGAAATCGGTGCATCTACCACCATTGATCGTGGCGCATTATCAGATACGCTAATTGCAGATGGTGTTAAAATTGATAATCAATGTCAGATTGCACATAATGTGGAGATTGGTGAAAATACTGCGATAGCAGGGGGCTCGAATATAGCGGGTAGCACGGTTATTGGGAAAAATTGTATTATAGCGGGCGGTGTGCAGATGAACGGGCATATTACAATAGCAGATAATGCCGTGATCACGGGTAACAGTATGGTTGTGCGTAGCATTAAAGAAGCGGGTGTTTATTCATCAGGCGTCCCAGCAACGACCAATAAAGAATGGCGTAAAACGACGGCATATACATTAAAAATAGCACAGTTGTTTAAACGAGTTAAACAACTTGAAAAAAAAATACAAGAATAA
- a CDS encoding OmpH family outer membrane protein — MKGLFKVMMLSVAILATSSVFAADAQKIGVVYPSKIMKESPQRARIIKKLESEFKGRYQALQALEKKITKYETTLKRDSELMKPAEVTAIQRKIQVKMSEYKINRKAFEEDNRRRQGEEQQKALIVVRDVINSVAKKGHYDLILNGEQIIFATPAYDISDLVIQEISKK; from the coding sequence ATGAAAGGTTTATTTAAAGTTATGATGCTTAGCGTTGCAATACTTGCAACCTCTAGCGTATTTGCTGCTGATGCACAAAAAATTGGCGTTGTTTATCCTTCTAAAATAATGAAAGAGTCCCCACAACGTGCACGTATTATTAAAAAATTAGAGTCTGAGTTTAAGGGGCGTTACCAAGCTCTGCAAGCGCTAGAGAAAAAAATAACTAAATATGAAACAACATTAAAACGTGATTCAGAGTTGATGAAGCCTGCAGAAGTAACGGCGATACAGCGTAAAATACAAGTGAAAATGTCTGAATATAAGATCAATCGTAAAGCATTTGAAGAAGATAATCGTCGCCGCCAAGGTGAAGAGCAACAAAAAGCGTTGATCGTCGTACGCGATGTTATCAACTCCGTTGCTAAAAAAGGTCATTATGATCTGATCTTAAATGGGGAGCAAATTATTTTTGCAACGCCAGCATATGATATTTCAGATCTAGTGATCCAAGAGATCAGTAAAAAGTAG
- the lpxB gene encoding lipid-A-disaccharide synthase yields MKKVLRIGLIAGEASGDILGEGLIKALKVHYPDAIFEGIAGPKMIAQGCVSLHPLEALSVMGFVEVLGKLRSILSIRKSIIAHFLENPPDIFIGIDAPDFNLTVELKLKQQGIKTIHYVSPSVWAWKQWRIHKIAKATDLVLAFLPFEKAFYDRFNVPCQFIGHTLADQLPLVRNKSKARKVLKLDDDQKLLAILPGSRKAEVAMLGPLFLECAKRIHKAHPEYEFIVPMVNARRKEQFMLQIKEIASELPITLFDGHSSDILQSADLVLLASGTAALEAMLAKAPMVVAYKVSAITYLIARALSSVKYTSLPNLIADKEVVKELNQQDCTVDNMQQELERLIGAGGDDMVHTFTQLHQQIKCNADEQAALAVVKLLENKNE; encoded by the coding sequence ATGAAAAAAGTATTACGTATCGGCCTTATTGCAGGAGAAGCTTCGGGTGATATTCTCGGTGAAGGATTAATTAAAGCATTAAAGGTTCACTATCCGGATGCTATTTTTGAAGGTATTGCAGGGCCTAAAATGATAGCCCAAGGGTGTGTTTCTTTGCATCCTTTAGAAGCGTTATCGGTGATGGGTTTTGTAGAAGTTCTCGGTAAATTGCGCAGTATTTTAAGTATCCGAAAATCAATCATTGCACATTTTTTAGAAAATCCTCCTGATATATTTATTGGTATTGATGCCCCTGATTTTAATTTGACGGTAGAGTTGAAATTAAAACAGCAAGGTATTAAAACGATCCATTATGTGAGCCCCTCTGTGTGGGCATGGAAGCAATGGCGCATTCATAAAATAGCCAAAGCGACAGATTTAGTGTTAGCCTTTTTACCTTTTGAAAAAGCATTTTATGATAGATTTAATGTTCCCTGCCAATTTATAGGCCATACCTTAGCGGATCAACTGCCCTTAGTGCGTAACAAATCAAAAGCGCGTAAAGTATTGAAACTCGATGATGATCAAAAGTTATTAGCGATTTTGCCGGGTAGCCGTAAAGCGGAAGTTGCCATGCTTGGGCCATTATTTTTAGAGTGTGCAAAGCGTATTCACAAAGCGCATCCAGAATATGAATTTATTGTTCCTATGGTTAATGCACGCCGTAAAGAGCAGTTTATGTTACAAATAAAAGAAATCGCCAGTGAGCTACCTATTACGTTATTTGATGGACACTCTAGTGACATTTTACAATCGGCTGATCTTGTTTTATTAGCATCGGGTACGGCAGCATTAGAGGCGATGCTTGCTAAAGCGCCGATGGTCGTCGCTTATAAAGTGAGTGCCATAACCTATCTGATAGCCAGGGCGCTCTCGAGCGTTAAATATACGTCTTTACCCAATTTAATTGCCGATAAAGAAGTGGTAAAAGAGTTAAATCAGCAAGACTGTACGGTTGATAATATGCAACAGGAACTAGAGCGTTTAATTGGCGCGGGAGGCGATGACATGGTGCATACCTTTACACAATTACACCAACAAATAAAATGTAATGCAGATGAGCAAGCCGCTTTAGCTGTGGTGAAATTATTAGAGAATAAAAATGAGTAA
- the dnaE gene encoding DNA polymerase III subunit alpha produces the protein MSESSVSHDPKFIHLRVHSDFSMVDGLTKVKALIANTAAMNMPAIALTDQTNFCGLVKFYTAAHSAGVKPLVGVDFWVQSEILEKEQFRITALAMDNEGYKNITELISKAYFRGHVGGRAILDQDWLKEYNHGIILLSGAKEGDLGKMLLKGHFELASEITQFYQTYFPQRYYLELIRTGRVKEETYIHHALEWAEKHQLPVVATNQVVFSNKTLFDAHVIRVCINQGYTLGDERRPHDYSEEQYLRSPEEMCELFSDIPEALQNSVEIAKRCNVTLRLGECFLPDFPTQGKPINDYFIEVSRQGLNARLEFLFDKNSADFAQIRAPYDERLRIELEVINSMGFPGYFLIVMEFIQWSKDNGIPVGPGRGSGAGSLVAYALNITDLDPLKLDLLFERFLNPERVSMPDFDIDFCMERRDEVIDHVAQLYGRDAVSQIITFGTMAAKAVIRDVGRVLGHPYGFVDSISKLVPPTPGMTLSKAFEEEPRLQERYDGSEEVRDLIDMCRTLEGTIRNAGKHAGGVVISPTTITDFAPLYCDDEGKNPVTQFDKNDVETAGLVKFDFLGLRTLTIIQWALDMANAHKSDRGEEAIEIERISLTEPKCFELLKRYETTSVFQLESRGMKDLIRRLQPDSFEDMIALVALFRPGPLGSGMVDNFIERKHGREAVSYPDEKWQHESLKEILDPTYGIILYQEQVMQIAQILSGYTLGGADMLRRAMGKKKPEEMAKQRSTFEQGAINNGIDGELAMKIFDLVEKFAGYGFNKSHSAAYALVSYQTLWMKTFYPAYFMAAVLSADMDNTDKVVILVSECQRMGLNLCPPDVNEGQFKFNVDKNLRIIYGIGAVKGVGEGPINAIIEARTIGGDFRDLFDFCNRVDLKHCGKRIIEKLILAGALDNLGPHRAALMENLPLALASATQHKRAESFGQCDLFGVLTTDSADIENRFSKVEKWPEKQWLAGEKETLGLYLTGHPINQYEAHIRAFHCKPIVDLSSDRRGQNSRIAGLIIGLRVMVTKAGKRMGILTVDDRTARIDITIFADLLDQYEALLVMDKVIVLQGQVSEDFFNGGLKMNAREVMSIDQARERFASKLRLKINKEKIADDFQVHFNEALQVAKGGLCPVYIQYTQEKACAELALGLSWSVTPSDDLLFALQKLLGDDNVSLQFEQITS, from the coding sequence ATGTCCGAATCCAGTGTAAGTCATGATCCTAAATTTATTCACTTAAGAGTACACAGTGACTTTTCGATGGTTGATGGTTTAACCAAAGTAAAAGCGTTGATTGCAAATACAGCCGCAATGAACATGCCTGCCATTGCCTTAACCGACCAAACTAATTTTTGTGGCTTAGTGAAGTTTTATACTGCAGCACATAGTGCGGGTGTAAAGCCATTGGTGGGTGTCGATTTTTGGGTGCAAAGTGAAATTTTAGAAAAAGAGCAGTTTCGCATTACGGCTCTTGCAATGGACAATGAGGGTTATAAAAATATAACGGAGCTTATATCCAAAGCTTATTTTCGAGGCCATGTTGGTGGGCGCGCAATTCTTGATCAAGATTGGCTCAAAGAATATAACCACGGTATTATTTTACTTTCTGGAGCCAAAGAGGGCGACTTGGGTAAAATGTTATTAAAGGGCCATTTTGAATTGGCGAGTGAGATAACGCAATTTTATCAAACTTATTTTCCACAACGTTATTATCTTGAATTGATACGCACAGGGCGTGTTAAAGAAGAGACGTATATACACCATGCTCTCGAGTGGGCTGAAAAACATCAATTGCCGGTGGTGGCTACCAACCAAGTCGTTTTTTCTAACAAAACATTATTTGATGCGCATGTTATCCGCGTGTGTATCAATCAGGGCTATACATTAGGCGATGAACGTCGCCCGCATGATTACAGTGAAGAGCAGTATTTACGCAGCCCAGAAGAGATGTGCGAGCTCTTTTCAGATATCCCTGAAGCATTGCAAAATAGCGTTGAAATAGCCAAGCGTTGTAACGTGACACTACGGTTAGGTGAGTGTTTTTTACCCGACTTCCCTACGCAAGGTAAACCCATTAATGATTATTTTATTGAGGTTTCTCGCCAAGGTTTAAACGCCCGTTTAGAGTTTTTATTTGATAAAAACAGTGCTGATTTTGCGCAGATACGCGCGCCTTATGATGAGCGCTTGAGAATTGAACTCGAGGTCATTAACTCGATGGGATTTCCGGGTTATTTCTTGATTGTAATGGAGTTTATTCAGTGGAGTAAAGACAATGGAATACCGGTCGGTCCAGGACGTGGGAGTGGTGCGGGATCATTGGTTGCATACGCACTTAATATTACCGATTTAGATCCATTAAAACTCGATTTACTGTTTGAGCGATTTTTGAATCCAGAGCGTGTGTCGATGCCCGATTTTGATATCGATTTTTGCATGGAAAGACGTGATGAAGTGATTGATCATGTTGCGCAATTATATGGTCGTGATGCGGTTTCGCAAATTATTACCTTTGGGACTATGGCCGCCAAAGCGGTTATTCGTGATGTGGGCCGAGTACTGGGTCATCCTTATGGTTTTGTCGATAGTATTTCTAAACTGGTTCCGCCGACGCCAGGCATGACGCTGAGCAAAGCGTTTGAGGAAGAGCCTCGCTTGCAAGAGCGCTACGATGGCAGTGAAGAAGTGCGCGACTTGATTGATATGTGTCGAACATTGGAAGGCACTATTCGTAATGCGGGTAAACATGCCGGTGGCGTGGTTATTTCACCCACGACCATTACCGATTTTGCACCTTTGTACTGTGATGATGAAGGTAAGAATCCCGTTACGCAATTTGATAAGAATGATGTTGAAACCGCGGGTCTGGTTAAATTCGATTTTCTAGGTTTGCGTACCCTCACTATCATTCAGTGGGCATTGGATATGGCCAATGCGCATAAAAGCGATCGCGGTGAAGAGGCGATTGAAATAGAGCGCATAAGCTTAACGGAGCCTAAATGTTTTGAGCTTTTAAAACGCTATGAAACCACTTCGGTCTTTCAGCTTGAATCACGCGGTATGAAAGATCTTATTAGGCGTCTACAACCGGATTCCTTTGAAGATATGATAGCCTTAGTGGCGTTATTTAGGCCCGGTCCATTAGGCTCTGGCATGGTAGATAACTTTATTGAGCGTAAACATGGTCGTGAAGCGGTCTCTTACCCCGATGAAAAATGGCAACATGAATCACTCAAAGAAATACTAGATCCTACTTACGGTATTATTTTGTATCAAGAGCAAGTGATGCAAATTGCGCAGATATTATCGGGTTATACCTTGGGTGGCGCTGATATGTTACGCCGCGCGATGGGTAAAAAGAAACCTGAAGAGATGGCGAAACAACGGAGCACCTTTGAGCAAGGTGCGATTAATAATGGCATAGATGGCGAACTCGCCATGAAAATATTTGATTTAGTAGAAAAGTTTGCGGGTTATGGTTTTAATAAATCACACTCGGCGGCCTATGCGTTAGTGTCGTATCAAACGCTGTGGATGAAAACATTTTATCCTGCCTACTTTATGGCAGCCGTACTTTCTGCGGATATGGATAATACCGACAAAGTGGTTATTTTGGTGTCAGAATGTCAGCGCATGGGGCTTAATCTGTGTCCACCTGATGTGAATGAAGGCCAGTTTAAATTTAATGTCGATAAAAACCTGCGCATTATTTATGGTATTGGGGCGGTGAAAGGTGTGGGTGAAGGCCCGATTAATGCCATTATAGAGGCGCGCACGATTGGTGGGGATTTCCGCGATCTTTTTGATTTTTGTAATCGAGTGGATTTAAAGCATTGTGGTAAACGTATTATTGAAAAATTAATATTAGCCGGTGCATTAGATAATTTAGGCCCTCACAGGGCAGCTTTAATGGAAAATTTACCCTTAGCCTTAGCGTCTGCAACGCAGCATAAAAGGGCTGAATCATTTGGTCAGTGCGATTTGTTTGGTGTGTTAACGACGGACAGTGCTGATATTGAAAATAGATTTTCTAAAGTTGAAAAATGGCCTGAGAAGCAGTGGCTTGCGGGTGAAAAAGAAACCTTAGGATTATATTTAACCGGGCATCCGATCAATCAATATGAAGCGCATATACGGGCGTTTCATTGTAAGCCTATTGTTGATTTAAGCAGTGACCGCCGTGGACAAAATAGCCGAATAGCGGGGCTTATTATTGGCCTGCGTGTGATGGTGACCAAAGCGGGTAAGCGTATGGGGATTTTAACCGTAGACGATAGAACCGCACGCATCGATATCACCATCTTTGCTGATCTTCTTGACCAATATGAAGCGTTATTAGTGATGGATAAAGTCATTGTATTACAAGGCCAAGTGAGTGAAGACTTCTTTAATGGTGGTCTTAAAATGAACGCGAGAGAAGTGATGAGTATTGATCAGGCGCGCGAGCGTTTTGCCTCTAAATTGCGTTTAAAAATAAATAAAGAAAAGATAGCAGATGATTTTCAGGTGCATTTTAACGAGGCATTGCAAGTCGCTAAAGGTGGTTTGTGCCCCGTTTATATACAATATACGCAGGAAAAGGCATGTGCGGAGTTAGCGTTAGGTTTATCGTGGTCGGTGACACCGAGTGATGATTTACTTTTTGCGTTGCAAAAATTACTGGGCGACGACAACGTCAGTTTGCAATTTGAACAAATAACAAGTTAG
- the fabZ gene encoding 3-hydroxyacyl-ACP dehydratase FabZ yields MSNELNSLDIKEIMDLLPHRYPFLLVDRVIDYEPGKTLQAIKNVSFNEPQFQGHFPGHPVFPGVMIIEALAQATGILAFATYGKPAPNELYFLASIDKVRFRRPVVPGDVLELEVIYLKERRGMGKFECTAKVDGEVACQAMIMCARREV; encoded by the coding sequence ATGAGCAACGAGTTAAATTCATTAGATATTAAAGAGATCATGGATCTTCTTCCACATCGCTACCCTTTTTTATTAGTCGATCGCGTGATTGATTATGAACCAGGAAAAACGCTACAAGCCATTAAGAATGTATCTTTTAATGAGCCTCAATTTCAAGGGCATTTTCCAGGACACCCTGTGTTTCCTGGCGTTATGATCATTGAAGCCTTAGCGCAAGCGACGGGTATTTTAGCGTTTGCAACATATGGCAAGCCTGCACCGAATGAACTTTATTTTTTAGCGTCTATTGATAAAGTACGTTTTCGTAGACCCGTTGTACCGGGTGATGTATTAGAGCTTGAAGTTATCTATTTGAAAGAGCGTCGCGGTATGGGTAAATTTGAATGTACTGCTAAAGTCGATGGTGAAGTCGCTTGTCAGGCGATGATAATGTGTGCAAGAAGAGAGGTTTAA